The sequence CCCCCAGCCCTTCACCCACCTCATTAGTGCTCACCTGGCAAAGCAAGGCTCTCCACTGCCACCTCCTTGCCTCACCTTCCTCTGAGAAAGGGCCAAGGGGGTCCTCCTGCTGCAGAACCAGTCATTCTGAGTGAGGTGGCCAGAGGAATGCCTGCACTGCCACTGCGGTCTGTCACAATGGCTCAAAAGGTTTTGAAAACTTATTATAAAAATAAACCCTTAAGTTTTAAACGCCTTTCTAATTGCCATTGGAAACTGTGGCTGCTGCACAGGCGTTCTCTTGGCCTCCTCACCCTGGTTCTGAAGAAAGACTCCAATATAGTGGAAGAGAGAGATGGGACAGCAGAAAAAGGATAAGGAGGAGTGGGGGGTAGTGGGGGGAGGAGAATGGTGGTGCTGTCACCATTGCTACAAAGAGAAGCATGGACGGTAGTGGccggaaggaggagaagggggcagctGTGTAATCCCTTGCATTCAGCCGGCATGGCATTCCTGAACCATTCCCAGTAGGgaggcctcagcatggatgttgaagtccccctaAACAACCAGCCTGGCAGACTCAAGCAACATCCCTGAGACCACCCTGGCTAGCTCAGACAGGGAATCTGTTGGGTGCTGACTGAGAcagatggtacaccaacagaatccctgtcCTATCCTGAGCACCCAGCTTCAGAAACACACACAAAGCCCGGTAAAGGCTAGAATAACTGCCTGGAGTGGTGGAATCAGGACAGATTACCTTACCTCCCTGTCCCCTGGGTCAAACCTGCTGCTGTGTGGAGAAACTTGATGGACACAACTGAAGACAAATTCAcacatgtgtgtgcacgcacacacatctgATCTAACTAGGTCTCCATGGTACCAGGTCAAGTCCTAGACATCATATGTTATATCATTAACAAACCTGGCGTTCAGCAGCAGAACTTTAAAACTCCAGGGCTGTCACCAGGATGCTGTTGTTTGGCATAAGGTGGAGTAACTATTGTATGGTCAGAACATCTTCCCCTCCGATGGCCCGACTATCTCCCTAGTCCCCTTTTGCCATATTTCCCTCGCCCCCCTATTGTACCCTCTGCTTTACTAATGGCCACACAAAATGGCACGGGCAATTTTCATACTTAAGAGTTGGCAAACTTCGTAAacatttattttgtgttttttaattaatatgttttaaatggttttaattctatggaTATTTTAATTACATTCTGATAATAATTTTGTTTTCACTTACATGTTTTTGTCTATATTTGATTAaacttttgtaagccaccttaagTCCCAGTTCTAAGAAAAAGGTGGGATGTCCTGCCCTCTTCATGTTCAAGGATCTGAATGCCATTATTAGTTAAGTGGGTGAAAAAACTTTTATCACATTTGAAACAGAGCGCCACTGAAACAAGGACGGCTATCTGAGGTCTCCCCCTGCCAGTGCTAGTGACTTGATTGGTTCTCCTCTAATAGGGATTCTTAATGAATTAATGAAAGCAGAGTTACCTCACCACCAAAAGGCTTGTGAAGGATGGCTTTACAacacataaaataaaatggtagaggatgatgggaaatgtagtctggcaacatctggggggccaaaggttAGCCATGCCAGTCCTAAACTATTGACCTTTTTAGATAGTCTGACAGAGGTGAAGCAAGACAGCAAATACCTCTGCTTCCTTCCTTTGCACTAGAAGATCTTTTCACGTACCTTTATTGAAAAATGCCTCAGATCCTTTGTTGTCCTCCAGTGACCACTGGTGCACTCCCAAGTTGTTACCAGTGTTACAATGTGCAAAACAGAGAGGGATGCTGAAGAGCTGGAAATTTATTTGAAATTTCTGAAGAGGTATCACTTTTCAAGgtgaattttaaaatgcaaactgggaAACAGCTCCCTTAACAGGACACGTGGTTGCTGTAAAAAGCTGAAGAACGGTCAGTAATTAAATATAAAAGCTTCACTGGGTCTAGGGAATCCACCATGTAATGAGTGCACGTTGGCAGAAGCACATTGGGCTAGAAGTTCAGCATCTACACTGGCTTCATACTGGCTTCTGAAGACACTTACAGGTACTGGTTATGAAGCCCAAAACGGCATGGGCCTAGTAGACGGTCTCCTTCCCCAAGCACCCAACACTCTTTAAAATTGCCCAAGACTGCCCTTTTATCTGTTTCTTCTATTTTAGACAGAAAAAGATAAAAAGTGCTTTTGGTGCCCACCTCCAGCCTCTCCAAAATTATAAAGTATTTCGAAGCTTTGGAAGGCTTTGTTATGTGGCTTGccctttgggggggggctctagaGCTAAACCAATAGGGTTAGGGGTGGGACAAATTATTTTGACCTGCTTAAAAggaacaatccaaacccaagacctACCAGAATTAGCAGAGTTTGAAACAGGTGCATCTCTGGCTGAACCTAGGCTCAGCCAGGGCTATACCAGCAGAAGACCCTCATCCTGGATCAGCCGGAGATACACTGACAGCATAAATCCTTTATCCATTCTCAGCCCGCTCAGCTAGGGCTCAAGCGAAGCCAGGGTAAATCCTATGGCAAACTCCATTCAGCTctgtcacatgacctagcaacccggTGGACGTTACACTGGCGAAAAAGGTTGGCTATGTCGGTCAAACTCAAACTATATTGTAaaagcttgttttccctctgccaggctcacgTCAGCTCAAGCAACAATAACCCCATTCCTGACTGGAGTTTGGAAAAGGGGTAAATTATACCTGCATAATTTACCCCTgcataaattacactggctttctatagtttggattgctccgtGAATCCTGAAACATATTTTTAGCTTTAGGATGAACTAGGCAGACTTCATGTTTGccggatctactttgtttttttacaaGTTGTTTTTTACAAGAACTTCAAAGTTCAGTACCTGGAGCCAAGTGCAAAACAGTGGCTCAGGGTGACAAATATAtacaggctgcaatcttatgcatactAACAGTGCAAGCCTAataatgcctactcagaagtaaatcctgttgaactgAATGGGGATTGAATGCTCTCAAGTAAGTGGAGTTAGCAATGCAGATTTACTGTTGAAATGTAAGGCACATGGAACGGAACTAAATtgccttctgagtagatatgtgtataggattacactgttagaATTAAgaaacagggtgtctctgaaCACATGCAAAGGCCAAGAATCTCTTGTCAGTACCCAAACTGCTTTAATGCAGAACTTCACTCCTGGTTCCGCAGCCTTAAGAaacaattaaacacacacacacatacatcactTTCATTCCGCCAGTTTCATTTACCTGTTTCTGGCCCGATTATGTTTCTTAATTATTACACAGTTTAACAGTGGTACAGCGAAACACTGCTTGTGTAGAAAAAATAATCAGAGATACAGTACAGATTCTATGGAGGAATAATCACATGTGATTTGAAATACAACCCTTCCCTGTCCATATGACCATTCACATATGGAGAACCAGGGTGGCGGAGCAGTGTATTGTAGTGTAGGCCTGTAGCCCTGACTTACGTGCATTCAGTCAGTGTCCAGGCCAGTGGCTATGTAAGAATGGTCAGAGGCCTTTCAAAAGCAgagtaactagggttgccaggttcagggcctgagactgatcctatatctttaggagaagagaaagtcagccaagtgcaggtgttcttgcaaccctgtaatgggaaaaacggtGGAATTCTCCCACCCCCCTGCATAactggtcttctgtatctttaaaagtttgactgcacttggctgactttctcttctcctaaagatacaggatcagtctcagtctctgaacctggcaaccctaagagtaaCTGATTACATGGACAAGCCTATGAGGGTACAGGGTAGTCCTAGTTGGACGTTCAGATTACTTGCGTGTAACCAGGGCCatctctaccattaggcagagtgaggcagctgtctTGGGGGAGCAGATTTGGGTGTTATGGAAGGGCaacaaagtggtggtggtggttttggaTTTTCTTTACTGTACAAAAAATATAACCAGTAATACAAAAACAGACTCTCAGGGACATTAGGAGCGAATATATCATATACTTCACCTACAGCAATATATCTTAAGGTACAACACGTGATTAAAAGGAGATTGTTACAGTTAGGCATTTCATATTTCAAGAGATACTGCTGAAAACTGATGTTAATTATTATTACCATTAATGTGTGTAATAAAGTTCCACTAAGTTGCATAAAGGTTCTGTGGCTTTTCTTTTACCTTCCAATAATTTCACTCAATATGTAATTTTCTCAGAGAAAGCAATGTTCCAGATATTCTTATAGTACAAAGCTAGATTCAAGTACTTCAGggttttctatttctgtacaattgACAGTCTTACTGCCAAGGAGGGTGACAGGTGCTTATGGGCTTTTCCGGTGGTGTTGGGACACCATTTCCTactcagcctcaggcagcaaaatgtcttgcacCAGCCCCGCATCACATAAACACTCATATGAGAGGAGAACTAGGGTGGCCATGCGTCCTACTTTACTGAGGACAGACCTCTAATCTGAAAgactgtcagaggacagtcctgtaTTTAAAGGTGTCGTCTATTTGAGGGTTGTCCAGCCCAAGTCTGGTTCAGATATAAGGTACCATAAAAAGGGAGAaaacaggagccttgaagttgtcaTTCAACACTTGGCATCATCTGGTCAGCAGATTGAGCAGGAATACAAGTCACCTGGCATTTTTCCCTTACTATATTTCTATTTAAGTTTCAgatttatttctaaatttgtctcTATACATATGAAATACTATATGCAAATGCAAATTGGTGCCCTCTTTTTTGCAAATCCTctattttttggcaatgcataacagGCCAACCTAGAGAAGGgacggaggagaaatttgattcggtttctcatttcaagctgaatctatatgatgagaaattacttgcagaaatgtgtgcattagtcaaaaaaaacgcctacacaaatgtgtttattaggataagtttacactaaaatgctggagaattttcatttatttttaaaaaaaacacaaattgctgcagaaaggtggagaactcaatttaagattggaacagtgagaaactgagagaactgaaattgacagatattttcATCCCTAACataaggagaaggggagggcaataCCAACCCTACGCCTCTCTGGTCGGTCATCTCTATGATATGTAGAGCACGCCACAGGTGAAAGATCAAGACCTGCAGGGGGAGTCTTCTCCACTCATAGAGGCTTTCTGCATGATTTAAAATCTTGATTTTGTAGTGGTCATACTTTGGGCGCATAAtagaggacatgattcactagaaaagacaataatgctgggaaaaatatgtttttaaccctttttttttaaaaaaagatgtttttaacgttgttttgttttaatgtgttttaaggtctttttatgatgttttaaagtgtttttagcatttctgtttgcccccctgggcttctgctaggaggaagggcgggatataaattaaataataaatcaattaaatcaatcaataaataaaaaacaaaagggagcagaaaaagaggaaggccaaacaagagatggattggttccacaaaggaacttacaagatctgaacagggtggttcatgacagatgctgttggaggtcgctgattcatagggtcgccataagtcataatcaacttgaaggcacataacaaaattgtGTGGGGACTTATTTACTGCACCAGTAGAGGAAGCTTCCCCTCCAATGGTGTTCACCCTGCAACTCGTGGAGGGTGTTAAACAGTGTACAGATGAGGTGCTGGAGTGCAACTCCTGCTCTCCCTCCTATGAATGTGTGAGGGACCTTTTGTATGCTCTTAACACCTGTTCATGCGGCCAGCTGGGTGTATGCAGGTTGGGGGCAGGGCTGCTGCCAGAATCCTCCCCTCATTCTTGCCATGCATGTTAACTGTACTTAGCAGTTAGGCAAACAGGACTGTTATGTTCATtttcctaatccaacactcttaacTTGGCTGACATGGCTCCATTGTTGGTACTACCATCCTCTACACCTGCAACCATCTGTTAGGATTTTATTTCCTACTGGAGTCATTTCTTGCTGTCATTTGTCTCACTTCTTGTTACTTTGCTCTTGCAGAAGTTGTTGTCACACGCCGTTTGAGAGACCGAGAGCTTCTCAGGAAAAGGAAAGCAGAAGCAGAGGAAAAAGACACTCACCAGTGGGTTCTGGGGTAAATTAGGAGGATGACAGCTGACGTtttattttagaggcagagcaaACGGTTACATTCCTCTTGTGCgtacatggttttaaaaatgactgttgtctatttaaataataatactgaAATTACTATAGTCTTTGACCCTGATCCAGAATGAGCTGGTTATGCTAATTTGCAGTCAGTGAAGTTAAGGCGACAAGTTTGTTGCAACTAACAATACCAATTAAAAGAGCAAGAGCGGCTAAGGGTGGTAGAGTTGGAGAAGCAAACTGATGGGATATATTAAGGCATAGTCAACATGGTTCCATCGAGATGtttgagactacaactcccatcagcctcagcctcatGGCcggtggtcaggggtgatggaagttatagtttatgaacatctggagaacacaacATTCACTACCTCTGTATTAGGATATGAAGATGGGCGTATTTCGCTGACTCTTGTTTTCTTAAAATACTCCACACATTCTCCCTTGCTGCCCCCTTGTATTTGGAACACCTTCCCATAACACCTACATGAAAACATTCTTCCCTCTTCCTGCTGATCCTTCCTGTGTTAAATGCCTTTTCTCACATCCATCCCTTGACATCCTGGCCTTCCCCATTCCTCTCATGTCTGATGTTTTTTTACCTTGCTGATCTCTTTCCTCCCTCTGTTCTCCTCCTCCCACGTACCCTGTTGACATTTTGATTGTAAGCTCTGGGAGGTGTACTTGTCTTTCTTGTGTATTTCCACATACAACAAACTTAAAATTCTGCACCCAGGAAGTTCAAATTCTGTGCCAAGACAAGCTGAAGTCTGcaatgtacaaaattatgcaaaaAGAGCAATTTacataattcatttattttaaataatttgttTTGCAATATTTAATTTTTGCATAACTTATTCTGTTCCTGGTAGCTGGTGGAAGGGGTATAAGGAGCTATGGAAGGCAGGGAAGTTTTCCTTCTGACCACTAGAAATGTTATTCAACTTTTCCTTTGGTTTCTGAGATGTCACTAGGCATTGCCTGCATTCTTTCAAGCATGTCTTTGCAGCATAAGGGTCTTCTTGCCTGAATGCAAAAGCCAGGTTACCTCAGCCATGTGCAGTGTTAGTTCAGTGGTTTCTTTACCAACACAATGCACCCTCAGGCTGTAGAGCTTTGCATTGGAGAAGAGATGGGGGAAATTAGGTGTTTAATTCTTCCCCAGACAGCCTTGAAACCAACAGCCCATTGCAATTATTTGCACTATTGTTCCAGACCTGTGTTTGTCCTTGAGTAGCCGAGGGGAAGTTTCAGGAGGGGGGAATAGCTTGTAGGGGAAGGGATAAGCAACTCTTATCAGTGCGCCAACCACTCCCTCCTCAGGGCTAACTTTTCATATTCAGCTGCAGTGGAATGTGTAGTTTGGTCTTGAGATTCTCAGAAGCTGAATCCCTCTCCCAGGAGCAAATTCTGTGCTTTTTCTGTGTTCCCACTGACTTTTTGTGTGCCCAGAGCCCTGCTCTACAAAGACACTATCGAAATAAAAAATCATAATCAGCACAGAAGCCAAcctattgttaaaaacaaaaaggataATTTCAGATTAGCCAAAAGGAACTGGCCTTGCAAACAGGGCCCTTCATAGTAATCTATTAGCTCCGACGACTTACTTTGTGTACTATTTGACAGGGATCAGAAAAAGAGCAAACCATCCCGAAGGGGAAGAGGGTCCAGGAGAGGCCGAGGCCAGCGCCAGGCTCTAGAACCACAGGAAGAGCCACAGCCAGAGGGGGCAGAGAAGCCTGAGGTACAGGTGACCAAGGTGGAGGAGAAAGCCGAGACCCCTCTGGATCTCCAGGTGGAGTCTTCTATCCCTTTTCTGGAAGCTGAAGAGCTATATACACAAAGGGAAGTAGCTGAGGCAATCCCAGCGGGAAGTGCTCTTTTCTTCATGGGTAAGGAGACTGCAATCTATGAAAATCAAAGGGCACTCCCAGCCCACCTGTTTTGGGAGtattcattcagatttgtttgtctattttaatgtgcattcattctcatttgtttgAAGGGAGGCTCGATGGCTTTATGTCAAACAAGAGTTATCCCACACTGCAGTGCATTTCCTCACCAGCTCCCTTATTGCAAAAAGCCTGATATTTTGGGgaggtgggtttgttgtgcaagagctcccaatcaactataatcaTACATCCTGAATTTGCTTTGTGACTGAATCTCACCCAAAAATAGAGACAGTCTGGAAGAACCCAAAGTGCTTTGAGGGAGACACACATCAAACCCTTCAGGAAACGGGGCCTATATGACATCTCTGCagtccataagaagagccttgcgcgatcaggccaaaggcccatctagtccaacatcctgtcctcacagtggccaactatggGTAACctagaagcaggacctgaatacaactgcactctccccacctgtggttCACAGCAACTGTATTCAGAATCATGCTGTCTGATACAGTGGAAGTAGAAccaagccattgtggctagtagataGATACTGATAGTCCTTTGAAGCATTTCTTCCCCTGACCTTATCCTGCTTCTTCAGGGATCACTGCTGGTCAGTTAGATCAAATAAAGGTCTATAGTTCCTCCAGTTTTACTGAGACAAAATCCATCCTAAAACATAGCACGCATTGATTCCTTTGCCACCACCTCCTGAATTATAGAGCTGCAGAaagttttaataaatataactaaTAGTTGCTTTGGTTTAGAAACTGCCTGGATTACTCTAACAAAAACAACCTAAAGCTTAGCAGTCATCTGAAACAATTACATGGTTTCATTATAAGAAGCCTCTTTTCCTCTCAGTTGTTTTGTACCACACCAAGGGACAATTTGTTTTtctaattttagttataattctTCTCCTTCATATTtgttattatgtattattattgttatagaaaatgaaaaaaatgaaaaaaatcttaATAAATCACTTACAGGGAGGGTGTAAAATTTAGCTGGACTGGGGCCACATCGAGACACAATGCTGAGTCAGTGCACAGCCTAGCCTATGTCAATTTTGTTGTATCTAGTAGTTACTGTGACtaggaataataataatcatagaaATTATGTTGATTATTGCCAGGACTGCTTCAACCAAACAGAAATCTTTATACTTTTGTATcttctttttctccttctccttctgaaTTAGAGGAGGCATCAAGATCGGAAGAACCAGGAGAAATCCCTCAGTCTGTGGAAAATGACCATTTGGAACAGCAGTTCTATGGCTCTCTTTAATTGGCAGTAATTGTCACTGTTCAACTGTTAGAATACATGCTACCTGCTATTCTTGTGTGAGCAATAAAAGTCAGTGGCCTTTGCTGCTGTCATCTTTCTGCTCAGAAACCATCATTCCAGAAACACTCAATAGTTATGTTACATGCTTACCTGGGTTTAGCTTCCTTAGGAGGAGAATGCACAAGAGACTTACAGCATATTTAGTGTTTGGATTATTTACAGATATTCAAGTAGATCAAAATGGAGGCAGGTAACAGATTCACTATCTCATATCAGATACCTCACATTGGATCTTCAGAAAGAGGCATCCTAAACCCACAAGGTGCTTAGCTCACTGAGCCCACACAGCTCACGGTGCCTAGCTCACAACagtgttctccctctctcctcgtTTCTAAAGGTACTTTCGGATGGGAGTTTATTTGCTTTTTCAGCATTTAATTTCTGGATCTGCAGAAAATCCAATCGGTATTAATAACCCCTTACATGTCTGTAGTCACTGCTGGCATGGAAGCTTGTTAGCACTCCCCCCCCCTAGGTAGTATGGCATGTGGGTGGTCTCTGTAACCACACACCCCTACTCCTGTTTGCTTTCTCTCTTGAGCACAACCTAGCCATTttgtctgtggcagctcctaataccaaaggaaggaagcctgattGCCACATGCCCTGTTCAGAAGAGATATTCTCTTAAACCTCCACGTTTACTGTGCAGAgatctcatctggaatactgtaatCATAGTACAAAAATATTAGATTGTTGtgggtgtgtgttttaaaaatatgtaacacATAAGTTTTGTGCAAGATCTTTATTGCTATTGCACTCTTTACAATACCTCAGGTTTTTTGAAATGGAAACTAGTATTTCCCTCCTCCCAAAAATCACAAGCCTCCATCTTGCCCACTGTCAAACATGATAACTGGGTTGATAAAGTGATAATGTTTGCTCTTGTGCACtccctgggttttttttaaaatgcatatgtgCACAGGTACAGAAATACCAGTATGGAAAAAGGCAGTGAGGACTCAGAGTGGGTGAGGAGTGATTGATGAGAGGGACAGAAAGCAACAAACCCTCAGCTCATATACATTCTGTCAAGCTCTGCCCACTGATTTGAACAGCGAGCAGCAGAATAGCAATTAATATTATGACTGAAAAACAGGAATGTATGGAAGCTAATTTGCCAAATGCACACACATAAAAGTAAGATCTGATATTAGGAACCACCCAGTCTCCTTCTGTCCCCCACCAAAAATGGATGTTTCTCTGACTCTctgtctgtcacacacacacacaatttccagATTCACCTCAGCCATTCAAAGCAATCAAGAGAGATAGTTGGCAATTTCCTAACCATTGGCTTCCATTGCTGAAAGATTGACCACTCACTCTAGGCCATTAACAAGCAATCTCCCTAATAAACACAAGGCACACCAAGATTCATCTCCTAAACCTGCTCCATACTAACAGCTTTTCTCCTCTGTCAAAGTGATCTCTCATCAAAGCGTACATAGCCTAGAGCTATTTAGCCAGAACAGCTGGTCAGCAAGTGAAATTGTCAGTGGGCACGGATGAATGGGGAAGGTGAGGTGAAAGGGCCCTTCATATGGTCTGGGGGCaagatccccaccccaccccaccccatccactGGCTTATGTGTAACAGGTAGGATGAGGGAGAATGAAGAACATGTTCAGCGGAGGGCAAGGAGGATggtcaggggattggaaacaaagccctatgaggacagacggaaagaactggacatgtttagtcttgagaagactgaggggagatatgatagcactcctcaaggACTTATAAGGTTGTCACACATTTCTCTACATAGAAACTAGATATCAGGGAGACTGATTCTAGCTTAGTCTTCTGATTGACATGCTACCATTTTGGAatcatgtctctctctctctctctctctctctctgtgtgtgtgtgtgtgtgtagaagcatTCCATCCTGTGAGCCCGCACCAGCAGCCTAAAGTGGTATAACCCAGGCACAGGTTTGCCACCTTAGTGTGTGTGGGCGTGAATGTATGAACAAGACACTACCCCTTGCTGTCCCAGATGCTTTCCAGTTGGAAAAAGATAtaaaagagaagagagagaaagaaaaacaatagatCACTTCCTCATCCAGCTCTCTGCTAAACACACCGACACACATACCCCCTTTGCCCTTCTTATCTGAAAGACAATATGGAAGAGAAGAGTGCCATCTAGTGTTCTTGTCCTATTTATATCAAGACCTCTTGCTCTGTTTTCAATACCACCTGACATTGACCAGAAAGCCTTAAATACAATAGGATGGAATGGAGTGAAATCTAGAGTCAATATTTTCTGGCCAACAGCACATGGAATTGTTCTGGCTCTGATCAGTTATGACTAGTTCTGGATACTTTagagcagtggttttcaaactttgtTCTAAGGAACGCTGAGTTTCTTCATTATCTGTGGTTTCTCAATGAGATCAgtgtggtgcgtccttccctggctctccctgtcaggttcctacctgctcgtggttactgcctgtcactaggcaccaccagggactccaccagtccggaccgctctctcttatggtttctctccccgctctagcacacatctcaacagatccccctgctaggcaaccaccagtaacgtcccaatactagtattcccagagactctgaatactggtattgttattctcttcaccgctgccaccatttgttacagttccccttcagccttggtcattaccttaccctcccttctggtctgtgaaaccccagccaaggatcaggcctttggtaaaccaaattaagtatttattacagataacaaagctaacaagattaacaagatttcttcttaaggcacataagcatatggttttactcaatactaatccgaactccacc is a genomic window of Rhineura floridana isolate rRhiFlo1 chromosome 1, rRhiFlo1.hap2, whole genome shotgun sequence containing:
- the HEMGN gene encoding hemogen isoform X2 encodes the protein MENLEKDHSYFGNPQQPATSAEEYGVPEVVVTRRLRDRELLRKRKAEAEEKDTHQDQKKSKPSRRGRGSRRGRGQRQALEPQEEPQPEGAEKPEVQVTKVEEKAETPLDLQVESSIPFLEAEELYTQREVAEAIPAGSALFFMEEASRSEEPGEIPQSVENDHLEQQFYGSL
- the HEMGN gene encoding hemogen isoform X1, with protein sequence MENLEKDHSYFGNPQQPATSAEEYGVPEVVVTRRLRDRELLRKRKAEAEEKDTHQWVLGDQKKSKPSRRGRGSRRGRGQRQALEPQEEPQPEGAEKPEVQVTKVEEKAETPLDLQVESSIPFLEAEELYTQREVAEAIPAGSALFFMEEASRSEEPGEIPQSVENDHLEQQFYGSL